The Triticum aestivum cultivar Chinese Spring chromosome 5A, IWGSC CS RefSeq v2.1, whole genome shotgun sequence genomic sequence AAGAGAAACGACCGATGGAGGTATCAGGTATGTATATTTTACAGGGGTATGGCGCTGTGAAAGGCCAATCCAATCAGGGCCTAAATTCATATTTCAGTTAGCCCTTGTGGCACTTTACATTAGatgctactccctccgatccaaaataagtgttgtggttttagttcaattttttcCTAAAACAACGACACTTATTTTgtatcggagggagtactacccttTTCTATACCTGAGAGGATGGTATTGATACTCAGGAGGGAGGGAGAGATTACAAGATCAGGGTAATGAGGATAGTAGTGTGAGGATTGTGGTTGAAAGTTGAAGGGATATGAACAAGGGAAACTACATGTTAATTGTAGTGATTTCTGGATATTCTGTCCAAGGTTTTCTTTGCAGATCATGCTCCCTTTTTTTTCTTTACAAGAGAACTGGAATTGTTAATGACACGAGAACACAGTGGACTAGATGTCTCTGTGCCTCTCTTTTATGCTGGGGTAATGTTTTTGTGCCTTGACATGCATTTCGAATACAAGACACACAGATAGGCAGTGAAAGCATTGTTCTGAAGTCATGTGGGTGTATtgcatacaaaaaataaagaaaacttGGTAGTGATCCAACATCTGGTTGGCTAGAGTTCAGATTGAGTGTTAAAGCTTCATGCTTCATGCTTCACAAAATGTGTTACTCATGCTGCTACATTGTTATTATTATTGTTTCTAATATAGTTTTGTGGTTTTGTAGTGATGCCTTGCATTCGATATCATATGCTTTACATCTTGTAATTATTTGGATAAGGCCACAAAGTGACCGTTTGCTCTCCTTTTGCAGGCAAATAGGGTGCATTTCTGGGCATGTGCAGACGACATTCATGTTGCTTCGCCTGTTTAAGATGTTGTCATTTTCATCTCCATCATTCGGGTCACTTGAAGAGAACAGAAATATCGGGTCATGTTCAGTTACCAGCATTCCGGACTCGCAGGGAGGTAGCTAATGTTCCTTTTAAATGTAGCTAATGTTAAGGAGAACAATGGTTCCCAGGGGCACAAGTGAAATGACACTGCCGGGAAGGCAGGTGCACCAACCGTGGCTTCACGGAATTGAACAATCCCCGGCATGAGCTGATCCATGGAGGTTGGCTCTCATGTCTCATCGGCACCATAGCGACTTTGTGAGTGGCAATTAATTGATAAGAGTACGTGTGCTAGAATAGCATAGTCCGTGTTGACCTACGCTCAGCTGAATCGTTGATTCGTGGATAAGTGTACGCTCACACAGAGTACATATCAGTTTTTAAGCCGCCTATCCATCATTGATATCCAGGAATCGTGCGTGCCATACGCGTAGATGGTGGTTGGCGGAGGGCTACCATACGACAAACTGCACAACTAGATCAGGTTTTTTCTGCCAAGAGCTACTCAGATGTTCAAACACGACGAAATTTGGCATGGAGTATTTGTTTTTGAATTTGCTCTTCACCGGGAGCAGACGAGCCTGGGTTCATATTTGAATATTCGTTTTTTCCCTTGTTACTCTTGTGCACCTTACGATATGCACCCAACCACCTTACGATATGCACCCAACAACTCGTAGCCTTCTTCGTCCTCCAGCAGAGCCGCGTCATCCCCCTCACTAGTGACGCTGAGGTTGTCCATGATGTCCCCATGCAGCTAGTGACGCCGAGGTTGTCCATGGTGTTCCCATGCAGAGCTCGGCCGTTGTCTAATTCGAGCGACACTCAAAACGAAAAGGCCTCTCGCTTGTGCCTACAAACCCTAGGCCTCACCTGGGTCGGTGACACCACGACCAGCCGTGTCAGTCTTAGTATTCGGCGAGGTCCTGGCTTGGCATTGCGAGGGATGCCACGGCTGGTCGCGACGCTGCCCTTCTCAGCCTTGCTGCCTTCTCCACATAATTGACTAAGAGCAACTTTAGCAGACACCGCATCCCGTCccggcccgcaaaataaccgccaaattaCGGGTCGGGGCGGGAAAACATGCCCGATCAGATCCCGCATCCCGCCCCAGCCCGTAAAAATTTTTACGGGGCGCGGCAAATCTTCTCCCTCAACCTCTATCTTCATGGGTTGGAAGCCCGACCCGAGCTGAACCTCTATCCGCAGCGAGATTTGGAGGGAGGGACATTTTCGCGCGCCCTTTCCCGCTACCCCCACCCTCCGTCACCATTGCCCCGCCTCCGCACGCTCCGGTGCTTCCTCCCCGGCCGTCCCTCGCCGGCGTCGCCGCCATGGACGACCCTATGCTGTCCCCCGTCGAGGTCGCGCACGCTCCTTCCCCAGGGGCGGATCTCGTTgccggccatgttggccccgccgccgtcgcccaagcaaacgccgcgcctgcccgcaagcggcagggcaacatGGTCGTGCAGGGCCGGAATCCGGCTGCCCCCACCTCGATGGTCCGCGCTCCGGGCGCCAACGCGGCAGCGCGATCCTGGCCAGCGGTGGAGAAGGTCGGCAAGGTCGCGTGCGTAAAGCGGAGGAAGATTCCGGCTACAAAGAAGCCACCTTCTTCATCGTCTCACTCCACCCCCCCGCAAGGACGTGCTCCGGCGATGCCGTTCAACGGTGCCGCTCCCCCGCAAGTGAGGTGTTTGACGAAATAGCCGGAAGGTATGCGTCTTCGGTCATGGCCATTTCCTTTCATTTTTCGCCATTATCCtcgatagctcgtgacttgttattgttcgctatagcggtggttcaaacaatgcaacaaccgagttcgtgaacttgttggacacgaacgcggttgacattgatcaagcctCGTTCGCCGCATTCGACTACAATGAAACGGAGGGCGGCATGGATGATCATGGTTCTAAGGATGAATTGAaggagattgatacgtctccaacgtatctatattttttgattgcttcatgctatattatcttctgttttggacattattgggctttattattcacttttatattatttttgggactaacctattaaccggaggcccaacctagaattgttattttttttacctattttagggtttcgaagaaaaggaatatcaaacggagtccaaatggaatgaaaccttcgggaacgtgatttttggaacgagcaagatccaagagacttggaccatacgtcaagcaaccaacaaggaggccacgaggtaggggacgcgccctccaccctcgtgggccccctgttgctccaacgACATACtaattcctcctatatatacctacgtacccccaaacgatcagatacggagccaaaaccctaattccaccgccgtaactttctgtatccacgagatcccatcttggggcctgttccggagctccgcctgagggggcatcgatcatggagggcttctacatcaacaccatagcctcttcgatgaagtgtgagtagttcacctcagaccttcgggtccatagttattagctagatggtttcttctctctttttggatctcaatacaaagttctccccctctcttgtggagatctattcgatgtaatcttctttttgcggtgtgtttgttgagaccgatgaattgtgggtttatgatcaagtttatctatgaacaatatttgaattttctctgaattcttttatgtatgattagttatctttgcaggtctcttcgaattatcagtttggtttggcctactagattgatctttcttgcaatgggagaagtgcttagctttgggttcaatcttgcggtgttcttttccagtgacaataggggcagcaaggcacgtattatattattgccatcgaggataacaagatggagttttcatcatattgcatgagtttatccctctacatcatgtcatcttgcttaaggcattactctgttcttatgaacttaatactctagatgcatgctggatagcggtcgatgtgtggagtaatagtagtagatgcaggtaggagtcggtctacttgtctcggacgtgatgcctatatacatgatcatacctagctagatattctcataactatgctcaattctgtcaattgttcaagagtaatttgttcacccaccgtaaaatacttatgctcttgagagaagccactagtgaaacctatggcccccgggtctatcttcatcatattaatcttccaacactttgcttttattttactttgcatctttatcataaaaataccaaaaatattattttatcatatctatcagatctcactctcataagtgaccgtgtagggattgacaaccccttatcgcgttggttgtgagaatttatttgttttgtgtaggtgcgatagaagaaattaatgttttgagtggaaagatggatgaacttatgaaattatttgctaataaaagtgtttattctgatcctaatgatatgcatttgtctattttgattgagaataataatgaatctatggatgtgaattttgttggtaggaacaattttggtaacaacacgtatagaggaaactttaatcctagggcttatcctagtaattcctccaataattatggtaattcctacaactatTCTTATGAaatttttaataagatgccctctgattttgaatctgatattaaagaatttattacttcgcaaaagaatttcaatgctttgattgaagaaaaattgcttaagattgatgagttggctaggaacgttgatagaatttctcttgatgttgattttttgaaacttagatctatttctcctaagcatgatattaatgagtctctcacatccatgagaatttccattgatgagtgcaaagaaagaaccgctaggatacgtgctaagaaagactcctttataagagcgtgttcttctagtttccatgataataaagatgaagatctaaaagttattgatgtttcccctattaaatttttgttttgcaatatgaatcttgataatgatgggactgaatatgatccatctttacctagaaggcattccaaaaatttggagtttttagatcttgaagctaaatttgataaaagtgggattgaagagatcaaaactctagatgttgaTGAACCTGCTATTttggatttcaaagaatttaattatgataattgctctttgatagattgtatttccttgttgcaatctgtgctaaattctcctcatgcttatagtcaaaataaagcttttaccaaacatatcgttgatgctttgatgcaatcttatgaagaaaaacttgagttggaagtttctatccctagaaaactttatgatgggtaggaaccaactattgaaattaaaattaaagatcatgaatgctatgctttgtgtgatttgggtgctagtgtttccacgattccaaagactttgtgtgttttgttaggtttccgtgattttgatgattgctctttaaacttgcaccttgcggattccactattaagaaacctatgggaagaattaatgatgttattattgttgcaaataggaattatgtgcccgtagattttatcgttcttgatatagattgcaatccttcatgtcctattattcttggtagacctttccttagaacgattggtgcaattatttatatgaacgaagaaaatattagattccaatttccgttaaggaaaggcatggaacactttcctagaaagaaaattaaattatcttatgaatctattataagagccacctatggattgcctaccaaagatggcaatacctagatctatccttacttttatgcctagctatgggcgttaaacgatagcgcttgttgggaggcaacccaattttatttttattccttgattttttttctcctgtttagtaataaataatttatctaacctctgttttggttgtgttttttgtgtttaatttatgtttgtgccaagtagaaccgttggtaagacttggggaaagtcttgttaatcttgctgtaaaaaacaaaaactttagcgctcacgagaaccgctgccatttttatttggaaagttctatttacttaattattttttcagatgattaatagataaattactcatgtgaagtaatttattttagaatttttggggttccagatcttgcgctagctacaaattactacagactgttctgtttttgacagattctgtttttcgtgtgttgtttacttattttgatgaatctatggctagtaaaatagtttataaaccatagagaagttggaatacagtaggtttaacatcattataaataaagaatgatttcattacagtaccttgaagtggtcctttgttttctttcgctaatggagctcacgagattttctactttaagttttatgttgtgaagttttcaagttttgggtaaagatttgatggattatgaaacaaggatggcaagagcctaagcttggggatgcccatggcaccctgaagataatctaagtacacctaaaagcctaagcttggggatgccccggaaggcatcccctctttcgtctacttctatcggtaactttacttggagctatatttttattcaccacatgatatgtgttttgcttggagcgtcttgtatgatttgagtctttgatttttagtttaccacaatcatctttgctgtatacaccttttcagagagacacacatgattcggaaattattagaatactctatgtgcttcacttatatcttttgagttatatagttttgctctagtacttcacttatatcttttagagcacggtggtggatttgttttatagaaactattgatctctcatgcttcacttagattattttgagagtcttaaatagcatggtaatttgcttaaataatcctaatatgctaggtatacaagattaataataaaattctcttatgagtgtgttgaatactatgagaagtttgatacttgataattgttttgggatatggagatggtgatattagagtcatgctagttgagtagttgtgaatttgagaaatacttgtgttaaagtttgtgattctcgtagcatacatgtatgatgaaccgttatgtgatgaagtcggagcatgatttatttattgatcgtcttccttatgagtggcggtcagggacgagcgatggtcttttcctaccaatctatccccctaggagcatgcacataatactttactttgataacttgtagatttttgcaataagtatatgagttctttatgactaatgttgagtccatggattatacgcactctcacccttccaccattgctagcctctctaataccgcgcacctttcgccggtatcatacacccaccatataccttcctcaaaacagccaccatacctacctatcatggcattttcatagccattccgagatgtattgccgtgcaactttccaccgttccgtttactatgacacgctccatcattgtcatattgctttgcataatcatgtagttgacattgtatttgtggcaaagccaccattcataattctttcatacatgtcactcttgagtcattgcatatcctggtacaccaccgaggcattcatatagagtcatatcttgttctaagtatcgagttgtaattcttgaattgtaagaaaataaaagtgtgatgatcatcattattagagcattgtcccagtgaggaaaggatgatggagactatgattcccccacaagtcgggatgagactccgaacgaaaaataaaaaaataaaaataaaaaagaggccataaaaaagagagaaaatacccaaataaaaaaagagagaaaaagagagaagggacaatactactatccttttaccacacttgtgcttcaaagtagcaccgtgatcctCATATTagtgagtctcctatgttatcactttcatatactagtggaaaattttcgttatagaacttggcttgcatattccaatgatgggcttcctcaaaatgccctaggtcttcgtgagcaagcgagttggatgcacacccacttagtttttttagctttcatatacttatagctctagtgcatccgttgcatggcaatccctactcgctcacattgatatctattgatgggcatctccatagcccgttgatacgcctagttgatgtgagactatcttctccctttcgtctcctccacaaccaccattctattccacctaaagtgctatgtccatggctcacgctcatgtattccgtgaagattgaaaaagtttgagaatgtcaaaagtatgcaacaattgcttggcttgtcatcggggttgtgcatgatttaaatacttcgtgtggtgaagatagagcatagccagactatatgattttgtaggtataactttctttggccatgttattttgagaaaacataattgcttaattagtatgcttgaagtattattattttctatgtcaatattgaacttttgtcttgaatctttcagaactaaatattcacaccacaattaagaagaattacattgaaattatgtcaagtagcattccacatcaaaaattctgtttttatcatttacctactcgagaacgagccggaattaagtttggggatgcttgatacgtctccaacgtatctataatttttgattgctccatgctatattatcttctgttttggacattattggacttcattatccacttttatattatttttgggactaacctattaaccggaggcccagcctagaattgctgtttttgcctattttagtgtttcgaagaaaaggaatatcaaacggagtccaaacggaatgaaaccttcgggaacgtgatttttggaacgaacaagatccaggagagttggaccctacgtcaagcaaccaacagggaggccacgaggtagggggcgcgcctaccccccaggcgcgccctccacccttgtgcccccctgttgctccaacgacatacttcttcctcctatatatacctacgtacccccaaacgatcagatacggagccaaaactctaattccaccgtcgtaactttctgtatccacaagatcccatcttggggcctatttcggagctccgccggagggggcatcgatcacggagggcttctacatcaacaccatagcttctctgataaagtgtgagtagtttacctcagaccttccggtccatagttattagctagatggcttcttctctctttttggatctcaatacaaagttctccccctctcttgtggagatctattcgatgtaatcttctttttgcggtgtgcttgttgagaccgatgaattatgggtttatgatcaagtttatctatgaacaatatttgaatcttctctgaattcttttatgtatgattggttatctttgcaagtctctttgaattatcagtttggtttggcctactagattgatctttcttgcaatgggagaagtgcttagctttgggttcaatcttgcggtgtcctttcccagtgacagtagggacagcaaggcacgtattgtattgttgccatcgaggataacaagatggggttttcatcatattgcatgagtttatccatctacatcatgtcatcttgcttaaggtgttactctgttcttatgaacttaatactctagatgcatgctggatagcggtcgatgtgtggagtaatagtagtagatgcaggcatgagtcggtctacttgtctcggatgtgatgcctatatacatgatcatacctagatattctcataactatgctcaattctgtcaattgctcaacagtaatttgttcaaccactgtaaaatacttatgctcttgagagaagccactagtgaaacctatggtctccgggtctatcttcatcatattaatcttccaatactttgtttttattttactttgcatctttatcataaaaataccaaaaatattatcttatcatatctatcagatctcactcttgtaagtgacctgtagggattgacaaccccttatcgcgttggttgcgaggatttatttgttttgtgtaggtgcgagggactcgcgtgtagccttctactggattgataccttgattctcaaaaactgagggaaatacttacgctactttgttgcaccaccctttcctcttcaagggaaaaccaacgcaagtgctcaagaggtagcagagatcGAAGCGGAAGCGTATGAGCAATCAAAAACAAAAACTGGGAAAAGCataagatcgaagaactacacgatcttggaagatcaagctttgatcaaagtatggagtttggtgtctcttgatgcatgcacggaaacttctcaaaccgccaagagatattggcaaaggatcgaaggtcaatacttccgcattatggcaaagcatcccaataggactccacacacatttcggtcgcttcaaggGCGTTGGGAGAATATCAAACCAATGTGCAGCGTTGGGCAGCTTGCatggagcaagtacgcaatgcacctccaagtggcaccGTTGAGTCCGACTATGTAAGTTTGTTttgcctttgttcaagttgtgcatcatCATATTTGCATCATGGGAAATGATTGCATCACTTTGTTCACATTTTGTAGGATAAGATTGCTCAACATAGATACAAGGACATGGAAGTTTCGGAAGGCAAATTcttcaaactagagcattgttgggagttgctccaaaagtgcgagaagtggaagttgatcgacaaagagTCCTGATCAaagagaggctcacttacaaacatggatgaagatgaggatgatgatggcccaagaaatttgcacaagcccgatggcgacaagaagaccaaagagaagatgaagagagagcaagaagcatcaagcttgagggagaagattgatgccatggtgcaatcaaacgagtcgatgttgttgaagtcgttgaagatcaagaaagagttggccgagaagaaggcaaaagagaagcaagaaaagtggcaattgctcaaagaagaggggctgcgcaaagctgccattgaggagagaagagcacgCGCTGCAGAAAACAAAGCCATGTCCAAGctgctcgccgaagagaacaagatcatgtcaatgaaccgcaatgacatggacgatctcaccaaaacatggcatgatatggcaaggagagaaatcttgaagaggagaatggttgCGTCGGCCGGTGCGTGCTACAGTTCCGGAGATGTTTTCTCCGCTCCATATGATGGCAATCTtgatgatttcggtgcgggagttggaacaagcgcAGGAGGTGGATCCGGTGGTGGcgatgaacttcaagatggactcGATGACGCGGAGTAATGATCGACCAAGATGATGTCGGACATGGGCGCAAACTTTTGCAGGGCCTTCTTTTGCGTTTGCCGTAATGAACTTGGCTTTTATTTACGCGTAAAACTGTGTTATgtcgtttgaatttgaacttatttgtGAAACCCTATATCAAATGCAAGATTTGCAGTTTTTCTGTTTGCGGGTCGTCGCGGTGGTGTCCGAGCAAAACCCGCAGAAGCCGATCCGTAAAAAAATATATTCCGTGAATATACTTTTATGCGGGTCTGTTTGAGGAGTCTAATCTGTGACCGTCCGCGCCGGCGCGCAAATgcggttttgcgcgaactgcaaacgcgttttacgGGCCAGCGAGATGCGGGGTCTGTTAGAGTTGCTTTAAGACGAGGAAAAATGTTAGGTGTCTGATCAAGTAACAAACTGAACTTTTTCTGACTTACCATGAACATTTTGTATACAACATATGTTTGCAACTTCTTAAAGCTACTGCCCAAAAGGTAAAATGTTTAAATACAAATGTGTCTTCTGGAAGAGAAAGTCCATGCAGCTGTCTCCCATAGGTTGATGACTAGTAGTTTCTACCAATCATATTACAGCAATACGTACCACGTGAATCATAAGACACCCAAGATATTATCATCTCCACCGCAGGCTGCAGGCGAAGTCGGCCAAACCAAACAAGTGCACGTCCCGCCCCTTGATGTGATGCGCTGCACGTCTCGCAAGTTCGCCGCCAGTTTCGCAGCGATTGGCGATACGCAAGATGCGTATATATAAGCATCCCCGTATGCGCACTAATCTTAGCCCTCCATGTATAATACTCCACAGCTTTTCCTTGCCCCGCAGGCCACATTCTTTGGCCGGAGTTAGCTGAGCAGCGGATTTACTAATGGGGCGGAGGCTGCCGGCGTTGTGCCGCGGCCGGGCGGCGACGCGGGTCAGGAAGCGAGTGCAGCGCGTGAGCTACTGCTccccctcctcgtcgtcctcctcctccaagctGCCGCCTTCGGTGACCAGCAAGGTGAGGAGTGACGGTGGCGCAGGAAACGGACGCTGCTACGGCGGCGGCAATGGCGCGTCCATGGTTGACGTCGTGGGCGGCAAGAaggacggcggcgggcggcgggtgaTGGTTGTCGCCGACGGGCGGGCGGAGGCGGTGGGCGCGCTCGAGTGGGCGCTGTCGCAGACCGTCCGGAGCAATGACGCCGTCGTCCTCCTCGCCGTCGTCAAGCCGGCCCCGGCAGATGGTGAGTCACCGTACCGCGTTAGCCAGTGATGTACATGAGCGAAAATCTATTACTACACACTAGCACTGTATTTTCTGTTGTGGGAGTTTGTTGAAATTGACGTAaaataattctgatatgattgctacAGCGGATGATTCATCCTGCGTGAAGATGTCAAGGACGAGATGCTATGAAAACCTTAATGCCATGAGGAGCTTGTGTGAGTCGACCAGGCCagaggtatatatatacatactTTATTTCACTGCTAGTATAAAGCGAGAGAATATCAAACTGGAAGCTAGTTCTAAAAGGCAGCGACCCATTTAGCGCATTTCGCGCCGAATTTCGGCCGAACGCGTAAAGGTGCTCAATAATTGAGCTAAGCTGCCAGTAGGCTGTAGGAATGAATTTATTTGCTTTTGGCACCTTCCATGCCTTTCCAAGACGAGAAAGCAATTCCGCAATAGTAAATGGTGGTAGTGGATCAACATTGCGCCTTGCGCCCATGATTGATTGATTGGCCTATGATGACAAAAGAATCATCAACGCTTGTGCAGGTGAAGGTGGAGGTGTGCGTGACGGAGGCGGATGAGCGCGCGCCGGCGGTGGTGGACGCCGCGAGGCGGCACGGCGCGTCGCTGCTCGTGCTCGGCCAGCGCCGGCGGGCGGCCACGGCGCGGTGGATCCTGGGCCTGTGGCCGGCGGCGGAGCGTCGGTGCGGCCGGCGGTGGCAGAGGGGCCTGGTGGAGTACTGCATCGAGCACGCGCCGTGCGAGGCGCTGGGCGTGCGCCGCCGGAACTCCGGCGGGTACCTCGTCTCCAGCAGGCGCCACAGGGACTTCTGGCTCCTCGCTTAGTTCTTCACCCCA encodes the following:
- the LOC123107047 gene encoding uncharacterized protein, whose amino-acid sequence is MGRRLPALCRGRAATRVRKRVQRVSYCSPSSSSSSSKLPPSVTSKVRSDGGAGNGRCYGGGNGASMVDVVGGKKDGGGRRVMVVADGRAEAVGALEWALSQTVRSNDAVVLLAVVKPAPADADDSSCVKMSRTRCYENLNAMRSLCESTRPEVKVEVCVTEADERAPAVVDAARRHGASLLVLGQRRRAATARWILGLWPAAERRCGRRWQRGLVEYCIEHAPCEALGVRRRNSGGYLVSSRRHRDFWLLA